Proteins encoded in a region of the Vicia villosa cultivar HV-30 ecotype Madison, WI linkage group LG5, Vvil1.0, whole genome shotgun sequence genome:
- the LOC131607831 gene encoding glucan endo-1,3-beta-glucosidase 13-like, with protein MRKKLWFFLFLAFMECCYLGMGRGLVVQEKSDAVIPVPVGTVTAPPEGNTTFLDGTTWCVALAGVSQADLQNALDWACGLGMADCKAIQNDGPCFQPDTLVSHASFAFNSYYQTNGNSDIACNFGGTASLTKQNPSYGNCVYSSPGSVASSASLGKHDQSLVWLKLTILLLFSYYWV; from the exons ATGAGAAAGAAACTATGGTTTTTTCTCTTCCTAGCTTTCATGGAATGCTGTTATCTTG gcATGGGTAGGGGATTGGTGGTGCAAGAGAAATCTGATGCAGTGATTCCGGTTCCGGTGGGAACAGTGACAGCGCCACCAGAAGGGAACACAACATTCCTTGATGGAACAACATGGTGTGTGGCACTTGCTGGTGTTTCACAAGCTGACTTGCAGAATGCTCTAGATTGGGCTTGTGGACTTGGAATGGCGGATTGTAAAGCTATACAGAATGATGGACCTTGTTTTCAACCAGACACGCTTGTTTCTCATGCGTCTTTTGCTTTTAATAGCTATTATCAAACAAATGGGAATTCTGATATTGCTTGCAATTTTGGAGGAACTGCTTCTTTGACGAAACAGAATCCTA gTTATGGAAATTGTGTCTATTCATCACCTGG ATCTGTTGCTTCATCTGCTTCATTGGGAAAGCATGACCAAAGTTTAGTGTGGTTGAAACTCACTATTTTGTTACTGTTTTCATACTATTGGGTGTGA